In a single window of the Sediminicoccus sp. KRV36 genome:
- a CDS encoding proton-conducting transporter membrane subunit: MEATAGGFLLVLLVVVPVTGLLLGFALGGRAPERIALWLMPVGLAMALVLLAGVLHAKAPVVAFVGGWAPPLGLALRADGLAAAMLLTTALIIGAIAYFARADYRTPLHAPEARASLAFWCFLLALWAALNAAFLGGDLFNLFVALEMLTFGALALACLDGKATQFKAELRYLLFALIGSVLYLLGTALLYGAYGTLDILLLARAARADAATIVAASLMTVGLLGKMALFPLHLWLPAAHAGAPPAASALLSGLVVKASYVLLLRLWFWVMPAALLLAVAPILALLGAAAILFGSLVALRQARLKLLVAYSTVAQIGYLFLMFPLVAGSAGEIAERAWTGGALQAISHAFAKAAMFLAAGVIARAMGHDRIAELQGAARIAPLSVLAFGLAGLSLMGIPPSGGFTAKWLLLQAALDSGQWWWALVIVAGGLLTGGYVFRVLSAAMRARAAPIFPMVPVDLAQERVALGLAVISVLLGLLPLGAFGLVLIGR; encoded by the coding sequence ATGGAAGCCACGGCGGGCGGATTTCTGCTGGTGCTGCTGGTGGTGGTTCCGGTCACCGGGCTGCTGCTGGGCTTCGCGCTGGGCGGCCGCGCGCCGGAGCGGATCGCGCTCTGGCTCATGCCGGTGGGCCTCGCCATGGCGTTGGTGCTGCTGGCGGGCGTGCTGCATGCCAAGGCGCCCGTGGTGGCCTTTGTGGGGGGCTGGGCGCCGCCCCTGGGGCTAGCCTTGCGCGCCGATGGGCTGGCTGCCGCCATGCTGCTGACCACGGCGCTGATCATCGGCGCCATCGCCTATTTCGCCCGGGCGGATTACCGCACGCCGCTCCATGCCCCCGAAGCCCGTGCCTCGCTGGCCTTCTGGTGCTTCCTGCTGGCGCTCTGGGCCGCCCTGAACGCGGCCTTCCTGGGCGGTGACCTGTTCAACCTGTTCGTGGCGCTGGAAATGCTCACCTTCGGCGCCCTGGCGCTGGCCTGCCTCGATGGCAAGGCCACGCAGTTCAAGGCGGAGTTGCGCTATCTTTTGTTCGCGCTGATCGGCTCGGTGCTGTATCTGCTCGGCACGGCGCTGCTCTATGGCGCCTATGGCACGCTGGACATCCTGCTGCTGGCGCGCGCCGCGCGGGCCGATGCAGCCACCATCGTCGCGGCATCGCTGATGACCGTCGGGCTGCTGGGCAAGATGGCGCTGTTTCCGCTGCATCTCTGGCTGCCGGCCGCGCATGCGGGGGCGCCGCCGGCCGCCAGTGCGCTGCTCTCGGGCCTGGTGGTCAAGGCCTCCTATGTGCTGCTGCTGCGGCTGTGGTTCTGGGTGATGCCGGCCGCGCTGCTGCTGGCCGTGGCGCCCATCCTGGCGCTGCTGGGGGCGGCGGCGATCCTCTTCGGCAGCCTGGTGGCGCTTCGCCAGGCGCGGCTGAAGCTGCTGGTGGCGTATTCCACCGTCGCGCAGATCGGCTATCTGTTCCTGATGTTCCCGCTGGTGGCGGGCAGCGCAGGCGAGATCGCCGAGCGCGCCTGGACCGGCGGCGCCTTGCAGGCCATCAGCCATGCCTTCGCCAAGGCGGCGATGTTCCTGGCCGCCGGCGTCATCGCCCGCGCCATGGGGCATGACCGCATCGCGGAATTGCAGGGGGCGGCGCGGATCGCCCCCCTGTCCGTCCTGGCCTTCGGGCTGGCCGGCCTCTCGCTGATGGGCATCCCGCCAAGCGGCGGCTTCACCGCGAAATGGCTCCTGTTGCAGGCCGCGCTGGACTCCGGCCAATGGTGGTGGGCGCTGGTGATCGTGGCGGGCGGCCTGCTCACCGGCGGCTATGTGTTCCGCGTGCTGAGCGCCGCGATGCGGGCGCGCGCCGCGCCAATCTTCCCCATGGTGCCGGTGGATCTCGCGCAGGAGCGTGTGGCCCTGGGCCTGGCCGTGATTTCGGTGCTGCTGGGCCTGCT
- a CDS encoding NADH-quinone oxidoreductase subunit K — MIFGLTGSALVALGLYGLVTQPALLRKILAFNLLGGGVFLLFGVMARRGAVVDPVPQALVITGLVVAFAATALALVLVLRLFQITGAATIAEDEAPP; from the coding sequence ATGATCTTCGGCCTGACCGGATCGGCGCTGGTGGCCCTGGGGCTCTACGGCCTGGTGACGCAGCCGGCGCTGCTGCGCAAGATCCTGGCCTTCAACCTGCTGGGCGGCGGGGTGTTCCTGCTGTTCGGCGTGATGGCGCGGCGCGGCGCGGTGGTGGACCCGGTGCCGCAGGCGCTGGTCATCACCGGGCTGGTGGTGGCTTTCGCGGCGACAGCCTTGGCCTTGGTGCTGGTGCTTCGGCTGTTCCAGATCACCGGCGCCGCGACCATCGCCGAAGACGAGGCGCCGCCCTGA
- a CDS encoding hydrogenase subunit MbhD domain-containing protein → MSLVLDLCLALAVIGVAVWTLAVRGNFPAVIGFVAYGLLLALVWVRLGAVDVALTEAALGAGATGVILLFAVVRLRGGKAEIDAATPSGPQRIAAGLLCAVVGIGLAAAVVTLPEPAPSLAAEAARHLPALGVANPITGVLMAYRGLDTLLEAVVLVFAVLAIWTMAPDRRWGGVPGPVFPVQSSGPLSLLARVLPPIGIVVGIYVAWVGADAPGGKFQGGTILAAMGILAWVAGLWRLPPTSARGLRWAVVAGPLAFIGVGLLGFVIADGFLAYPPSLAKPLILLIEGAMTLSVAAALILMVAGPPEGGGRRAP, encoded by the coding sequence GTGAGCCTGGTGCTGGATCTGTGCCTCGCGCTGGCGGTGATCGGCGTTGCCGTCTGGACGCTCGCGGTGCGGGGCAATTTCCCGGCGGTGATCGGCTTCGTGGCCTACGGGCTGCTGCTCGCCCTGGTCTGGGTGCGGCTGGGCGCGGTGGATGTGGCGCTGACCGAGGCCGCCCTGGGGGCGGGTGCGACGGGCGTGATCCTGCTCTTTGCCGTGGTGCGGCTGCGTGGCGGCAAGGCGGAGATTGATGCGGCCACGCCCAGCGGTCCGCAACGCATCGCGGCGGGGCTGCTCTGCGCTGTGGTCGGCATCGGCCTGGCCGCGGCGGTGGTGACCCTGCCTGAGCCCGCGCCCAGCCTCGCGGCCGAGGCAGCACGCCATTTGCCGGCACTTGGCGTTGCCAATCCCATCACCGGCGTGCTGATGGCCTATCGCGGGCTGGATACGCTGCTGGAGGCGGTGGTGCTGGTCTTTGCCGTGCTCGCCATCTGGACCATGGCGCCGGATCGGCGCTGGGGCGGCGTGCCGGGGCCGGTGTTTCCGGTGCAGTCCAGTGGACCGCTCTCCCTGCTCGCGCGGGTGCTGCCGCCGATCGGCATTGTCGTCGGCATCTATGTCGCCTGGGTCGGTGCGGATGCGCCGGGCGGCAAGTTCCAGGGCGGCACCATCCTGGCGGCGATGGGGATTTTGGCCTGGGTGGCTGGGCTCTGGCGGCTGCCGCCCACCAGCGCGCGCGGACTGCGCTGGGCGGTGGTGGCAGGGCCGCTGGCCTTCATCGGCGTGGGGCTGCTGGGCTTCGTGATCGCCGACGGATTCCTGGCTTACCCGCCCAGCTTGGCGAAGCCCTTGATCCTGCTGATCGAGGGCGCGATGACGCTCTCCGTCGCAGCCGCCCTCATCCTCATGGTGGCCGGGCCGCCAGAGGGCGGCGGGAGGCGCGCGCCATGA
- a CDS encoding monovalent cation/H(+) antiporter subunit G, with amino-acid sequence MSLFLALFSGITIAVGVVFFIAGTVALLRFPDPLSRLHALTKADSLGLGLIVLGLLPWAGGWLAALKLILVWLLVLLAGATATQMIAERIRRSGPPQ; translated from the coding sequence ATGAGCCTGTTCCTGGCCCTGTTCAGCGGCATCACCATCGCGGTCGGCGTGGTGTTTTTCATCGCCGGCACCGTGGCGCTGCTGCGCTTCCCCGATCCGCTCAGCCGGCTGCATGCGCTGACCAAGGCGGATAGCCTGGGCCTGGGGTTGATCGTGCTTGGCCTGCTGCCCTGGGCCGGCGGCTGGCTTGCCGCGCTCAAGCTCATCCTGGTTTGGCTGCTGGTCCTGCTGGCCGGCGCCACGGCGACGCAGATGATCGCTGAGCGCATCCGGCGCTCCGGGCCGCCGCAGTGA
- a CDS encoding MrpF/PhaF family protein, giving the protein MTEALLLAAGLILLAALAGLYRALRGPGAADRMMAAQLLCSGCIAALLLVAVATGMAGVVDVALVLALLGAFASVAFVLAARGLGER; this is encoded by the coding sequence ATGACGGAAGCGCTGTTGCTGGCCGCCGGCCTTATCCTTTTGGCCGCGCTGGCCGGCCTCTATCGCGCCCTGCGCGGCCCGGGCGCGGCGGACCGGATGATGGCCGCGCAATTGCTCTGCTCGGGCTGCATCGCGGCACTTCTGCTGGTCGCGGTGGCCACCGGGATGGCCGGCGTCGTGGATGTGGCCCTGGTGCTGGCGCTGCTCGGCGCCTTCGCCTCGGTCGCCTTCGTGCTCGCGGCGCGCGGGCTGGGCGAGCGATGA